The DNA segment GGGAATGGGCCGCCCAAATAAAAGGAAACGGTTGATTGGACAAGTTGATCGCTTGGTAATTCAGTTCAACACGGTCTTCCTTAAGAGATACTTGTTTTTTTAAAGAATAAGGAAAAACCGGACTGGACACTTCTAAATCCAGTCCGTACGAACGTTCTGTCACTTGCCAGGGCATCGCCCATACTTCCCCATGATCAGGAATGCGCAAAAAATCATGAGGGTGCGGTCCTTCATCTATTCCAGGGAACATTTCATCAAACCCACTGGAATCAAATTTGGAAAAATCTTGCCCATAAGTAGGAATGGTCATCTTGTCGGCTTCTGTTTGATACAGCCATTCATAGCCTGCCTTTTTATCAAACAAACTTGCCATTTTACCACCATAAGCAGGCAGGATCGTGCACCGAATGTGTTCATTTTCCAAAATAATAGAATCTATCCCTTTGAATGTGCCATACTTGATCATCAAGACCTCTCCTACAATACAAATTACAATATCTCACTTAGAAAGCGCCGGAACCCTTCCTGTCCTTCTGTCGTTCGTTTGAATACGCCGGCATGTTCTAACACCGTTGAGAACGTTCTTCCAATTTCCTCTTTTAATAGCTGCTTTATATTTTGTTTGTTCAACTGTTCATGACGGGCTCTGATCTGCTTGGCCCAATCCACATGTTTAGCGGTACGATCATCGTCAGTCCCTTTCGTATCCAGGGCATCTTGAAGCATGTATTCACTAAGCACATCCATTTCTTCTACCAAGCGTCCAGGCAATACAGCAAGCCCCATGACTTCGATCAAACCGATATTTTCTTTCTTGATATGGTGAACTTCTTGATGAGGATGGAAAATGCCCATGGGATACTGCTCATTCGTGCGATTATTTCTCAACACGAGGTCAAGCTCAAATAATCCATCCCTCATGCGGACAATCGGCGTGATCGTATTGTGCGGCGTCCCCTCTGTTTCTGCAAAAATGCCCACACGTTCATCACTGTAGCCTTTCCACGTCTGTAAAATTCTTTCGCCTAGTCTTGCCAATTTTTCACGGTTATTTCCTTGAAGCCGTATCACGGACATCGGCCAGTTTACGATACCGACAGTCATCTCAGGGTCATCACTTACGTTGAATGTTTCATCCATTGGTGCTTGCGCCATGGGAAATTCGTGGTGGCCGGCTTGAAAGTGATCATGACTTAGAATCGAGCCCCCCACAATTGGTAAATCCGCATTCGAACCGACAAAGTAATGGGGCAGCTGTTCAACAAAGTGAAGGAGGCGCTCAAAGCCTGCCCATGAGATTTTCATGGGCCGATGCTCACCAGAAAAGACAATCGCATGCTCATTGTAATAAACATAAGGGGAGTATTGTAAAAACCACCTCTCCTCTTGCAGTTCCATCGGGATGATCCGATGGTTTTGACGGGCTGGGTGATCCATCCGGCCTGCGTAGCCAACATTTTCTTTGCATAGCAAGCATTTCGGATAAGAAACAGGCCCCTTGGCTTTGGCTGCTTCAATCGCTTTCGGGTCTTTCTCTGGCTTGGACAGGTTGATCGTGATTTCCAAATCGCCATAAGAAGTCGGACTGTACCAATGAACATTCTTGGCCACACGATCTGTCCGGATATAATGAGAGGACTTAGCTAGTTGATAGAAATAATCCGTTGCTGCCACCGGTCCTTCCGACTGATAGAGATGGTAAAAGGTTCGAATCACTTCTGAAGGACGGGGGATCAGTTTGTCCATGATTTTCGGATCAAATAAATCTCGTTGTATGACGGTATTATCAGGGATTAATTGATTCTCGACTGCATAATCAAGCATGTTTTCTAACATGTCAATCGGAGTCTCAAGCAGCTCCTCTGGCAGATTTGTCGGCTGATACTCCTCTAATTGGAAGAGTTCTAACAAAGCATTACGAACATAATCGATGTCCCACACAGCCATCATTTCTTTATGCAAACCATAATGAATCAAACGATCAATCTCTTTATATATGTTAACGGTCATGATCATTCACCTCATTTCTAATTAATTACCGTAGCCGTCCGGATGATTTTGAAACCAGGTCCAGGCCGTTTGAATCATGTTATCCAAGTCAGAATGCTGCGGTTCCCAGCCTAGTTCATTCATCGCTTTTGCAGAAGAGGCAACGAGTTGTGCTGGATCTCCTGCCCGTCTGGGAGCTATTTCTGCCGGAATGTCACGGCCTGTTATCCTTCTTGCTGCATCGATTACTTCTTTGACTGTAAAACCTTGGCCATTACCCAGATTATAAGTAGCACTGCCGCTTTGACTTCTCAATTTTTTAATAGCCAACAAATGGGCATCGACCAAATCAGATACATGGATATAATCTCGGATACATGTCCCATCCTTGGTAGGATAATCATCACCAAAGATGAGAATTTTCTCTCGTTTTCCTAAGGCTACTGCCAGGATGATTGGAATTAAATGAGTTTCCGGATCATGGTCTTCGCCTATCCGGCCTTTGGGATCCGCCCCAGCCACGTTAAAATAACGTAAGACTACCGATTGAATGCCGTGAGCCTGCTCAGCCCATTTCAGCATGTTTTCAATCGCAAGCTTCGTTTCTCCATATGGATTCGTCGGCATGGTTGGATCC comes from the Halobacillus shinanisalinarum genome and includes:
- the galE gene encoding UDP-glucose 4-epimerase GalE, whose protein sequence is MAVLVCGGAGYIGSHAVAQLLDRDEEVVVVDNLQKGHCEAVVEGAAFYQGDLRDEAFLNDVFESNDIDAVIHFAADSQVGESVEDPLKYYDNNVYGAVCLLRVMAAHQVKKIVFSSTAAAYGEVEQVPIQETDPTMPTNPYGETKLAIENMLKWAEQAHGIQSVVLRYFNVAGADPKGRIGEDHDPETHLIPIILAVALGKREKILIFGDDYPTKDGTCIRDYIHVSDLVDAHLLAIKKLRSQSGSATYNLGNGQGFTVKEVIDAARRITGRDIPAEIAPRRAGDPAQLVASSAKAMNELGWEPQHSDLDNMIQTAWTWFQNHPDGYGN
- the galT gene encoding UDP-glucose--hexose-1-phosphate uridylyltransferase, producing the protein MTVNIYKEIDRLIHYGLHKEMMAVWDIDYVRNALLELFQLEEYQPTNLPEELLETPIDMLENMLDYAVENQLIPDNTVIQRDLFDPKIMDKLIPRPSEVIRTFYHLYQSEGPVAATDYFYQLAKSSHYIRTDRVAKNVHWYSPTSYGDLEITINLSKPEKDPKAIEAAKAKGPVSYPKCLLCKENVGYAGRMDHPARQNHRIIPMELQEERWFLQYSPYVYYNEHAIVFSGEHRPMKISWAGFERLLHFVEQLPHYFVGSNADLPIVGGSILSHDHFQAGHHEFPMAQAPMDETFNVSDDPEMTVGIVNWPMSVIRLQGNNREKLARLGERILQTWKGYSDERVGIFAETEGTPHNTITPIVRMRDGLFELDLVLRNNRTNEQYPMGIFHPHQEVHHIKKENIGLIEVMGLAVLPGRLVEEMDVLSEYMLQDALDTKGTDDDRTAKHVDWAKQIRARHEQLNKQNIKQLLKEEIGRTFSTVLEHAGVFKRTTEGQEGFRRFLSEIL